One genomic region from Calditrichota bacterium encodes:
- a CDS encoding MinD/ParA family protein, which translates to MKTTQAAAPLAFTFPAVELPIKRALKKKTHTIAIGSGKGGVGKTIFAMNLAHELAAQNYKVLIVDSDFSSPCLHHLFQIQQRKDLLLEFEADVKLDASKLICQTEFQNIDVIFRYPRSLRVGKNNLLIAGRLLRETAKLNYDYVIFDLGSGIEATDIYLFLHAGTKILLGTPEPAVIAENFRFLKTCILKKLEAAYRDDDEKLELISNAYFQSDKNTAGTLKVLIKGEQQSDEKVMSIAKNFQPRFVLNMSRGDDDRTFAQWLDLALKDLFGVGIKFTGNIPFQTNLRRFLRHDSWDLLFADVKKGTDTFQRLTQYLTGKAESEKPHQSGKRALKKMGDFVDVNSLICSNQCSLWQNCNYQMGGHPCRIKYIGFVNQN; encoded by the coding sequence AATAGCGATTGGAAGCGGCAAGGGCGGAGTCGGTAAGACAATTTTTGCCATGAATTTGGCTCATGAATTGGCGGCGCAAAATTACAAAGTTTTGATCGTGGACAGCGATTTCAGCAGCCCGTGTTTGCACCATTTGTTTCAAATCCAGCAGCGCAAAGACCTACTGCTTGAGTTCGAGGCGGATGTGAAGCTTGATGCGAGCAAGCTGATTTGCCAGACGGAATTTCAAAACATTGACGTCATTTTTCGTTATCCCCGCTCGCTGCGGGTCGGAAAAAATAATTTGCTCATTGCCGGAAGATTGCTCCGCGAAACCGCCAAATTGAATTACGATTACGTTATTTTTGATTTGGGGAGTGGCATTGAAGCTACGGATATTTATCTGTTTTTGCATGCTGGTACTAAAATTTTGCTGGGGACGCCCGAGCCGGCGGTAATTGCGGAAAATTTTCGATTTTTGAAAACGTGCATTTTGAAAAAATTGGAGGCCGCGTACCGTGACGATGACGAGAAATTAGAATTAATCAGCAACGCCTACTTTCAAAGTGACAAAAACACAGCGGGAACTTTGAAGGTTTTGATCAAAGGTGAGCAGCAGTCGGACGAAAAAGTAATGTCCATCGCGAAAAATTTTCAACCGCGCTTCGTTTTGAATATGTCGCGCGGGGACGACGATCGCACTTTCGCGCAATGGCTGGATTTGGCGCTCAAAGATTTGTTTGGCGTCGGCATTAAATTCACCGGCAATATTCCTTTTCAAACAAATTTGCGGCGTTTTTTGCGCCATGATTCCTGGGATTTGTTGTTTGCTGATGTCAAAAAAGGCACGGATACTTTTCAAAGGCTGACGCAATATTTGACCGGAAAGGCGGAGTCAGAAAAGCCGCATCAAAGCGGAAAAAGGGCGTTGAAGAAAATGGGCGATTTTGTAGATGTAAACTCGCTGATCTGTTCAAATCAATGCAGCCTTTGGCAAAATTGTAACTATCAAATGGGCGGGCATCCGTGCCGAATAAAATACATTGGGTTTGTCAATCAAAATTAG